A DNA window from Chelativorans sp. AA-79 contains the following coding sequences:
- a CDS encoding ABC transporter ATP-binding protein: MAQGHAGELEAERNDVREDGRRPPRAVVGSHRIEEEMFGKAFDKNIVKRIWAFVRPYRTRVYISVAAVLVFTATQLVIPLIIRYAIDHGVVPGSVDRMPLLLAFGAFLLAILINYGASYTQETVVGKMAENVLFDIRRAMFGHLQKVSLSFMDKTEVGRLMSRLQGDVNSMQEFLETCVLSVGDIALLFGIVFVMLWLDFRLGLLTLAVLPVLFIVRLFWLPRARNAFMAAHETNSVANGALAEAIHGVRAVQSMDRQQVNFTLYDDKAHANLRTHLTAARYAQVMVPIVDSLTGIAMAVVIVVGGSMVVNASLDIGVMVAFLFYIQRFFDPIRSLTLQYSVMQRAMASGKRLTDVLDVKIDVQDKPDAKVLSPDMDGSVEFKNVTFGYNPKHPVLKEVSFRVNPGETVALVGPTGSGKSSSMALIHRFYDVQQGQVLVGGHDVRDLTQESLGRQIAMVLQEPFLFTGTVFENIRYHKTEATREQVVEAAKAVGAHDFIMSLADGYDAMLGERGGNLSLGQRQLISFARALVADAKILVLDEATANIDSYTEMLIQKALVKLLEGRTGLVIAHRLATIRGADRIIVLQNGQVMETGNHDQLMAKGGLYSKLYNLNYASFDDIPEEELQVSAQNGSRT; encoded by the coding sequence ATGGCCCAAGGGCATGCGGGAGAGCTCGAAGCCGAACGGAACGACGTGCGCGAGGACGGTCGACGCCCGCCGCGGGCGGTGGTGGGCTCGCACCGGATCGAAGAGGAGATGTTCGGCAAGGCGTTCGACAAGAACATCGTCAAGCGCATCTGGGCCTTCGTAAGACCTTACCGCACGAGGGTGTACATCTCCGTGGCGGCGGTGCTCGTCTTCACGGCCACGCAACTCGTCATTCCCCTCATCATCCGCTATGCGATCGATCACGGCGTGGTGCCGGGCAGCGTCGACCGCATGCCGCTGCTTCTGGCCTTCGGCGCGTTCCTGCTCGCCATACTGATCAATTACGGCGCGAGCTACACGCAGGAAACGGTCGTCGGCAAGATGGCGGAAAACGTGCTCTTCGATATCCGCCGCGCCATGTTCGGGCACCTGCAGAAGGTGTCTCTCTCCTTCATGGACAAGACGGAGGTGGGGCGGCTGATGTCGCGGCTCCAGGGCGACGTCAACTCCATGCAGGAGTTCCTGGAGACCTGCGTGCTCTCGGTAGGCGATATCGCGCTCCTCTTCGGCATCGTCTTCGTGATGCTGTGGCTCGACTTCCGCCTCGGCCTTCTCACCCTTGCCGTGCTGCCCGTCCTCTTCATCGTCCGCCTTTTCTGGCTGCCGCGCGCCCGCAACGCCTTCATGGCCGCGCACGAGACCAATTCGGTCGCCAACGGCGCGCTCGCAGAGGCGATCCACGGCGTGCGCGCGGTGCAGTCCATGGACCGGCAGCAGGTCAATTTCACGCTCTATGACGACAAGGCCCACGCGAATCTCAGGACGCACTTGACGGCGGCCAGATATGCGCAGGTGATGGTGCCGATCGTCGACAGCCTCACGGGCATCGCCATGGCGGTGGTGATCGTCGTCGGCGGTTCGATGGTGGTGAATGCGAGCCTGGATATCGGCGTGATGGTCGCCTTCCTGTTCTACATCCAGCGCTTCTTCGACCCGATCCGCTCGCTGACGCTGCAATATTCGGTCATGCAGCGCGCCATGGCCTCGGGCAAGCGGCTGACGGACGTGCTCGACGTGAAGATCGACGTCCAGGACAAGCCGGACGCGAAGGTGCTCTCGCCCGACATGGACGGCTCGGTCGAGTTCAAGAACGTGACCTTCGGCTACAATCCGAAGCACCCGGTGCTGAAGGAGGTCTCCTTCCGTGTGAACCCGGGCGAGACGGTGGCGCTCGTGGGGCCGACTGGCTCCGGAAAATCCAGCTCGATGGCGCTCATCCACCGCTTCTACGACGTGCAGCAAGGGCAGGTTCTGGTGGGCGGGCACGACGTGCGCGATCTCACGCAGGAATCGCTCGGGCGACAGATCGCCATGGTGCTACAGGAACCTTTCCTCTTCACCGGCACCGTGTTCGAGAATATCCGCTACCACAAGACCGAGGCGACGCGCGAGCAGGTGGTGGAGGCCGCGAAGGCGGTCGGCGCGCACGACTTCATCATGAGCCTCGCCGACGGCTATGACGCGATGCTGGGCGAGCGCGGCGGCAATCTTTCGCTCGGCCAGCGGCAATTGATCAGCTTCGCCCGCGCGCTTGTTGCGGACGCGAAGATCCTCGTGCTGGACGAGGCGACCGCCAATATCGACAGCTATACCGAGATGCTGATCCAGAAGGCGCTGGTGAAGCTGCTCGAAGGGCGCACGGGCCTCGTCATCGCCCATAGGCTCGCGACCATCCGGGGTGCGGACCGCATCATCGTGCTGCAGAACGGGCAGGTGATGGAGACCGGCAACCACGACCAGCTCATGGCCAAGGGCGGCCTCTACTCCAAGCTCTACAACCTCAACTACGCCTCCTTCGACGATATTCCGGAGGAGGAACTGCAGGTGTCGGCGCAGAATGGGTCGAGGACATGA
- a CDS encoding MFS transporter: MPGSPLAKPFESIDFRLLWSASLVSNLGGLVQAVGAGWMMATIAESADMVALVQSATTLPVMIFSLAAGALADNIDRRRIMLAAQSLMMFVSVVLALFALAGMMTPWLLLAFTFLIGCGTALHNPSWQASMGDIVPREDIPAAVTLNSMAFNLMRSVGPAIGGLIVAVAGAAMAFAFNAVSYIPLIIALMRWKHRRLPASLPREAFAHAISAGLRYVAMSPNLTRVIFRGFVFGLGAVAILALLPLVARDLVGGSAISYGLLLGSFGIGAIGGALSNTKIRETFNNETIARGAFVVFGLSALGLALSRQIWLSCLCLLPAGACWVLALSLLNVSVQLSTPRWVVGRALSIYQTATFGGMAAGSWLWGLAAETYGPTAALAASSAALVFGALIGLRFALPEFAKLNLDPLNQFKEPQLRLDLRARSGPIMIMVDYEIAQEDVPAFLAAMAERRRIRIRDGARQWALLRDLENPNIWTETYHVPTWVEYVRHNMRRTKADAEINERLLALHRGEGRPRVHRMIERQTVPMHDDMPIKQYPEVP, encoded by the coding sequence GTGCCCGGATCGCCTCTAGCAAAACCCTTTGAAAGCATCGATTTCCGGCTTCTCTGGAGCGCGAGCCTGGTCTCCAACCTCGGAGGCCTGGTCCAGGCGGTGGGCGCGGGATGGATGATGGCGACGATCGCCGAGTCCGCCGACATGGTGGCGCTCGTGCAATCGGCCACCACGCTGCCCGTGATGATCTTTTCCCTTGCCGCGGGCGCGCTCGCCGACAATATCGACCGCCGCCGCATCATGCTGGCGGCGCAATCGCTCATGATGTTCGTCTCGGTGGTCCTCGCGCTCTTTGCCTTGGCGGGCATGATGACGCCGTGGCTGCTTCTGGCCTTCACCTTCCTGATCGGCTGCGGCACGGCGCTGCACAACCCTTCCTGGCAGGCCTCGATGGGCGATATCGTGCCCCGCGAGGACATCCCCGCCGCGGTGACGCTGAACAGCATGGCCTTCAACCTGATGCGCAGCGTGGGACCGGCCATCGGCGGCTTGATCGTCGCGGTCGCAGGCGCGGCGATGGCCTTCGCATTCAACGCAGTGAGCTATATCCCGCTCATCATCGCGCTCATGCGCTGGAAACACCGCCGGCTGCCCGCGAGCCTGCCGCGCGAGGCCTTCGCGCATGCGATTTCCGCCGGGCTGCGCTATGTCGCCATGTCGCCGAACCTTACCAGGGTCATCTTCCGGGGCTTCGTCTTCGGCCTGGGGGCCGTCGCCATCCTGGCGCTTCTGCCGCTGGTCGCGCGCGACCTGGTGGGCGGCAGCGCCATCAGCTACGGCCTGCTGCTCGGCAGTTTCGGCATCGGAGCCATCGGCGGCGCCCTCTCGAACACGAAAATACGTGAAACCTTCAACAACGAGACCATCGCGCGCGGTGCGTTCGTCGTCTTCGGCCTGAGCGCGCTCGGACTGGCCTTGAGCAGACAGATCTGGTTGAGCTGCCTCTGTCTTCTCCCCGCCGGCGCCTGCTGGGTGCTGGCGCTGTCGCTCCTCAACGTCTCGGTCCAGCTTTCCACGCCGCGCTGGGTGGTGGGGCGAGCCCTTTCCATCTACCAGACGGCGACCTTCGGCGGCATGGCGGCGGGAAGCTGGCTCTGGGGGCTTGCGGCCGAGACCTACGGGCCGACCGCCGCACTGGCGGCGTCGAGCGCCGCGCTCGTGTTTGGCGCTCTGATCGGGCTGCGCTTCGCCCTGCCCGAGTTCGCGAAGCTCAATCTAGACCCCCTCAACCAGTTCAAAGAGCCCCAGCTTCGTCTCGATTTGAGGGCGCGCAGCGGCCCGATCATGATCATGGTCGACTACGAGATCGCGCAGGAGGACGTGCCGGCCTTCCTCGCCGCGATGGCGGAGCGGCGGCGCATCCGAATCCGCGACGGCGCCCGTCAATGGGCCCTCCTGCGCGATCTGGAAAACCCGAATATCTGGACCGAGACCTACCACGTGCCGACCTGGGTGGAATATGTCCGCCACAATATGCGGCGCACCAAGGCGGATGCCGAGATCAACGAGAGGCTTCTGGCCCTGCACCGTGGCGAAGGCCGCCCCCGCGTGCACCGCATGATCGAGCGGCAGACCGTGCCCATGCACGACGACATGCCGATCAAGCAGTATCCGGAAGTGCCGTGA
- a CDS encoding heavy metal translocating P-type ATPase, with the protein MKHDHHHDHGHHDHCCGADDSHGAAEVIRDPVCGMTVDPNAGKPTAGHEGRTYHFCSQSCHDKFVRQPEDYLQATDPVCGMKVDRATAKHFARHEGRGHYFCSAGCKAKFEANPEQYLGERPVPEPAPEGTLYTCPMHPEIIRDKPGSCPICGMALEPMGVPTGEEGPNPELVDFTRRLWVSAVLSIPLLLVAMGPMIGLPFRDWIGERTAVWLELALATPVVLWAAIPFFERGYQSIVNRSPNMWTLISIGVGTAYLYSLVATLFPGIFPHRFRGHGGTVPVYFEAASVIVALVFLGQVLELRARERTGSAIRALLDLAPKTARRLGDDGSETDVPLEEVQTGDRLRVRPGDSVPVDGTVLEGRSSVDESMITGEPVPVEKVEGDVLTGGTLNKNGSLIMRAEKVGKDTMLSQIVEMVAKAQRSRAPIQGLADRVSYYFVPTVVLVAIFAFIVWAIFGPAPSMVFAIVSAVSVLIIACPCALGLATPMSIMTATGRGAQAGVLIKDAEALERFSKVDTLIIDKTGTLTEGKPRLTDVVSAEGVDSAELLSLAGGLEKGSEHPLAEAIVEGAREKGAALPNASDFQATTGKGVSGMVSGRSVALGNLSMMEDISVDVAPLLARADALRGEGKTVMFVAADGKLAGIVAVADPIKESTASAIRALHESGLRIIMATGDNERTAKAVASRLGIDEVRADMLPESKNKLVDELRAGGAKVAMAGDGVNDAPALAAADVGIAMGTGADVAVESAGITLVKGDLNGIVRARTLAQATIRNIRQNLFFAFVYNAVGVPIAAGVLYPVFGMLLSPMIAAAAMSLSSVSVIANALRLRALALK; encoded by the coding sequence ATGAAGCACGACCATCATCACGATCACGGTCATCACGATCATTGCTGCGGCGCAGATGATTCGCATGGAGCGGCGGAAGTGATCCGCGATCCGGTCTGCGGCATGACGGTCGACCCGAATGCCGGCAAGCCCACGGCCGGCCATGAAGGCCGCACCTATCACTTCTGCAGCCAGTCCTGCCACGACAAGTTCGTCAGGCAGCCGGAGGATTATCTGCAGGCGACGGACCCGGTTTGCGGGATGAAGGTGGACCGTGCGACCGCGAAACACTTCGCGCGGCACGAAGGGCGCGGCCATTATTTCTGCTCGGCCGGATGCAAGGCGAAATTCGAGGCGAACCCGGAGCAGTATCTGGGCGAGCGGCCAGTGCCGGAGCCCGCGCCGGAAGGCACGCTCTACACCTGCCCCATGCACCCGGAAATCATCCGGGACAAGCCGGGCTCCTGCCCGATCTGCGGCATGGCTCTCGAGCCGATGGGGGTTCCCACCGGCGAGGAGGGACCCAACCCGGAGCTGGTCGACTTCACCCGGCGGCTCTGGGTGAGCGCGGTGCTCTCCATCCCGCTGCTGCTCGTCGCCATGGGGCCGATGATCGGGCTTCCCTTCCGGGATTGGATCGGGGAGCGGACAGCCGTCTGGCTGGAACTCGCCCTCGCCACGCCGGTGGTGTTGTGGGCCGCCATTCCCTTCTTCGAGCGCGGCTACCAGTCCATCGTCAACCGCAGCCCGAATATGTGGACGCTGATCTCGATCGGCGTCGGCACCGCCTATCTCTACAGCTTGGTCGCCACGCTTTTCCCGGGCATCTTCCCGCATCGGTTCCGCGGCCACGGCGGCACGGTGCCGGTCTATTTCGAGGCGGCTTCGGTGATCGTGGCGCTCGTCTTCCTCGGTCAGGTGCTGGAGCTTCGGGCGCGCGAGCGCACAGGCTCGGCGATCCGCGCGCTGCTCGACCTCGCGCCCAAGACGGCGCGGCGGCTCGGCGACGACGGGTCGGAAACGGATGTTCCCCTGGAGGAAGTGCAAACCGGCGACCGCCTGCGCGTCCGCCCCGGTGACAGCGTGCCGGTGGACGGCACCGTTCTCGAGGGCCGATCTTCGGTGGACGAATCCATGATCACGGGCGAACCGGTGCCGGTGGAGAAGGTGGAAGGCGACGTGCTCACCGGCGGCACGCTCAACAAGAACGGCTCGCTGATCATGCGTGCCGAGAAGGTCGGCAAGGACACGATGCTCTCGCAGATCGTGGAGATGGTCGCGAAGGCACAGCGGTCGCGCGCGCCCATCCAGGGGCTCGCGGACCGTGTGTCCTATTACTTCGTGCCCACCGTGGTGCTCGTCGCCATCTTCGCCTTCATCGTCTGGGCGATCTTTGGTCCGGCCCCCAGCATGGTCTTCGCCATCGTCTCGGCCGTCTCCGTGCTAATCATCGCCTGCCCCTGTGCGCTGGGGCTCGCCACGCCCATGTCCATCATGACGGCGACGGGGCGCGGCGCGCAGGCGGGCGTGCTCATCAAGGATGCGGAGGCGCTGGAGCGCTTCTCCAAGGTCGATACGCTGATCATCGACAAGACGGGCACGCTGACCGAGGGCAAGCCTCGGCTGACGGATGTGGTGTCCGCCGAGGGTGTGGATTCCGCCGAGCTTCTCTCGCTCGCCGGCGGCCTGGAAAAGGGCTCCGAGCACCCGCTGGCCGAGGCGATCGTGGAAGGCGCGCGCGAGAAGGGCGCGGCCTTGCCCAACGCCTCGGACTTCCAGGCGACGACCGGCAAGGGCGTCTCCGGCATGGTCTCCGGCCGCTCCGTAGCACTTGGCAATCTCTCGATGATGGAAGACATCTCGGTGGATGTGGCGCCGCTCCTCGCCCGCGCCGATGCGCTGCGCGGCGAGGGCAAGACGGTCATGTTCGTGGCGGCCGACGGCAAGCTTGCCGGCATTGTCGCGGTGGCCGATCCCATCAAGGAATCGACCGCCAGTGCGATCCGCGCGCTGCACGAGAGCGGGCTTCGGATCATCATGGCTACAGGAGACAACGAGCGCACCGCGAAAGCGGTGGCTTCGAGGCTGGGCATCGACGAGGTGCGTGCCGACATGCTGCCCGAGAGCAAGAACAAACTGGTCGATGAGCTTCGTGCCGGCGGCGCGAAAGTCGCCATGGCCGGCGACGGCGTGAACGACGCGCCCGCGCTTGCGGCGGCGGATGTCGGCATCGCCATGGGCACGGGCGCAGACGTGGCGGTGGAAAGCGCCGGCATCACGCTCGTGAAGGGCGATCTCAACGGCATCGTACGGGCGCGGACGCTGGCACAGGCCACGATCCGCAACATCAGGCAGAACCTGTTCTTCGCCTTCGTCTACAACGCGGTGGGCGTGCCGATTGCCGCGGGCGTGCTCTACCCTGTTTTCGGGATGCTGCTTTCGCCCATGATCGCCGCGGCGGCGATGAGCCTCTCCTCGGTCTCTGTCATCGCCAACGCGCTGCGGCTGAGGGCGCTTGCGCTGAAATAA